In one window of Episyrphus balteatus chromosome 3, idEpiBalt1.1, whole genome shotgun sequence DNA:
- the LOC129914535 gene encoding cyclin-G-associated kinase, which yields MSDFLKSAMGYFNSGPNGESDNEFVGQTVEIGSIKLRIKRVIAEGGFAFVYVAQDILSGKEYALKRLIGADKQACSNIINEINIHKQVSGHANVVAFIGATFIDKTSGPHGRAEYLLLTELCKGGSLVDCLGSSMDPALVLRVFYQATKAVGHLHAQNPPITHRDIKIENFLLGNDNQLKLCDFGSATVQIFEPNVDWGVQQRNVLEDQLTTVTTPMYRSPEMLDTWNNYVIGPKLDIWALGCVLYCLCFQKHPFEDSAKLRITNGNYTMPSDSRFNCFHDVIKGCLTVNPSNRFNISTILDRLAAISETKNWSLKGPIELVGKPIVTPPSGSPEHSPATTNGPVPSPLPSRPPPPRPTHSTNLSAYSDNNASDSFPQHQQQRPARPSPAAATNNMQQYNYQGQNLPQAPPNAAGAAQTGSLFSSIRGGAGSFLKNLKDTSSKVMQTMQQSIARVDIDISYITSRILVMPCPSEGFESAYKTNNIEDVRLSIESRYPPAKVSVYNFGNRNCPRLPPPVRTVEAGSIYTCPQSKAPHLHGMFSVAEDMYGFLTADPKSIVIIQTSDSGGCSAATMVCALLMYSGLIHEPEDAVQVFAVKRHPINLRPSEFRYLYYLGDILRTTPLLPHYKTLNVVSLVCQPVPRMTKARDGCRMYIEVYCNERLLMNTVQDYEKMKLYLSGPGKIVLPINLTVCGDLTVVLYHARNALKGMGRPQGLKICQLQLNTGFIPEQETLITFTTNDLDELPDQEHVPSNFTVSLSIVVTDNESRPSKNPPWLPAKPKRNPINLFSSQLEYVEMVDNFVTKPTAGSVPERPRQPPPSRPAPPIPHIETTTNPVSDVSEQQTEAPLVMPDITENSNERPYASTSPAPPIDLLNLGGGGSQSMTQNPATSQSQPHIASTKEASFDLLGSFDSGDLRSAPIPDILDNTQPKSTAGLDDIFGSISAPATATGGEFNLDFNAFASATPAPRVTPSVPMSFPRSPAASAATPSFTTTTVGGNSQVPSKETSPQQPKDPFADIANLASGLNINFNPNTLSNNKTPGTTPVANSPYTTQFSSPTHNYARNNSNTATSGGGIVPPPQVNLSTPSPSHNIKSPNGGIGVQFPSQPIPTATPSPSSQPQPSSANSRPDYSRSHFEPKTPASAGGTPKNADIFADILGEQGYKFGSKTQHGPRSINEMRKEELVKDMDPDKLRIMEWTEGKKSNIRALLCSLDTVLWTDAKWKKCEMSTLITPVDVKKAYRRACLAVHPDKHNGTDNEEIAKLIFMELNNAWSDFENDSTQQNMFNS from the exons ATGAGTGATTTCTTAAAATCAGCAATGGGTTATTTCAACTCTGGACCAAATGGTGAATCTGATAATGAATTTGTTGGTCAAACTGTAGAAATTGGTTCAATAAAATTACGAATCAAAAGAGTTATTGCCGAAG GTGGTTTTGCATTCGTTTATGTGGCACAAGACATTTTAAGCGGAAAGGAATACGCCCTCAAAAGACTCATTGGCGCTGATAAGCAAGCTTGTAGCAATATTATCAATGAGATTAATATACACAAACAAGTGTCGGGACATGCGAATGTCGTGGCATTTATTGGTGCTACATTCATTGATAAAACAAGTGGTCCACATGGAAGGGCTGAGTATTTGTTACTTACAGAACTTTGTAAAG GTGGCTCATTGGTTGATTGCTTGGGAAGTTCCATGGATCCAGCTTTGGTGCTTAGAGTATTCTATCAAGCTACAAAAGCTGTTGGGCATTTGCATGCTCAAAATCCTCCCATAACACATCGGGATATAAAA ATAGAAAATTTCTTACTGGGCAATGACAATCAGTTGAAATTATGTGACTTTGGTTCAGCAACAGTGCAGATATTCGAGCCAAATGTCGATTGGGGTGTTCAGCAGAGGAATGTTTTGGAAGATCAG CTAACAACAGTGACCACACCGATGTATAGATCTCCCGAAATGCTTGACACTTGGAACAATTATGTGATAGGCCCCAAACTAGATATCTGGGCTTTAGGATGTGTCCTTTATtgtttatgttttcaaaaacatcCATTCGAAGATTCAGCCAAGCTACGAATTACAAACGGAAATTATACAATGCCATCAGATTCCAGATTTAATTGTTTCCATGATGTCATCAAAGGATGCCTAACAGTGAACCCCTCAAATAGGTTTaatatttcaacaattttggaTCGTTTGGCAGCGATATCGGAAACGAAAAATTGGTCATTAAAGGGACCAATTGAATTGgtg GGTAAACCAATAGTAACACCACCAAGTGGTTCGCCGGAACACAGTCCAGCAACAACAAATGGACCTGTGCCGTCTCCACTTCCCTCACGACCTCCACCACCAAGGCCTACACATTCTACCAATCTATCGGCCTATTCAGACAACAATGCCTCAGATAGttttccccaacatcaacagcaGCGTCCAGCAAGACCATCACCAGCTGCTGCCACCAACAACATGCAACAATACAATTACCAAGGTCAAAATCTACCACAGGCACCACCCAATGCAGCTGGCGCCGCACAAACAGGAAGCCTTTTCTCCTCAATTCGAGGTGGTGCCGGCAGTTTTCTCAAGAATCTCAAGGACACCTCCTCAAAAGTTATGCAAACCATGCAACAGTCAATTGCTCGAGTTGACATCGACATAAGCTACATTACATCACGTATCTTGGTGATGCCATGTCCCTCTGAAGGCTTTGAATCTGCCTACAAAACGAATAACATTGAAGACGTACGGTTGTCCATCGAAAGTCGTTATCCACCGGCAAAAGTAAGTGTCTACAATTTTGGCAATCGAAACTGTCCACGTCTACCTCCACCGGTACGGACAGTTGAGGCCGGCTCAATATACACATGCCCTCAATCCAAAGCACCGCATTTACATGGAATGTTCTCTGTTGCCGAAGATATGTATGGTTTCTTGACTGCAGATCCAAAAAGTATTGTAATCATTCAGACAAGTGATAGTGGTGGCTGCAGTGCAGCCACAATGGTGTGTGCTTTGCTCATGTACAGCGGACTTATTCATGAACCCGAAGATGCTGTTCAAGTGTTTGCTGTCAAAAGACATCCAATTAATCTTAGGCCTTCAGAGTTTCGTTATTTGTACTATTTGGGTGATATTCTGAGAACAACACCACTTCTGCCGCACTACAAGACTCTTAATGTGGTTTCGCTAGTGTGTCAACCAGTTCCACGAATGACAAAAGCTCGTGATGGTTGCCGAATGTACATCGAAGTCTATTGCAATGAAAGGCTTCTAATGAATACAGTTCAGGATTATGAAAAAATGAA ATTATATTTATCTGGACCTGGAAAAATCGTGCTACCAATTAACCTAACTGTTTGTGGAGATCTTACAGTTGTTCTCTATCATGCACGCAATGCTCTCAAAGGGATGGGTCGTCCTCAAGGCTTGAAAATTTGTCAATTACAATTAAACACTGGCTTCATACCCGAACAGGAAACCCTAATTACTTTCACAACCAACGATTTGGATGAATTACCTGACCAGGAACATGTTCCATCTAATTTCACTGTGTCTCTCTCGATTGTCGTTACTGACAATGAAAGTCGCCCGTCAAAGAATCCACCCTGGTTACCGGCTAAACCAAAACGTAATCCAATTAATCTATTTAGTTCACAATTGGAATATGTAGAAATGGTTGATAATTTTG tTACTAAACCAACTGCGGGATCTGTACCCGAACGCCCACGCCAGCCACCACCATCAAGGCCAGCACCACCCATACCCCATATAGAAACTACAACCAATCCGGTTTCAGATGTATCTGAGCAACAAACAGAAGCACCCTTGGTAATGCCAGACATTACAGAAAATAGCAACGAGCGTCCATATGCAAGTACATCGCCAGCTCCACCAATCGATTTGCTGAATTTAGGAGGAGGAGGAAGCCAATCAATGACTCAGAATCCAGCAACATCTCAAAGTCAGCCTCATATTGCATCGACAAAGGAGGCTAGCTTTGATTTGTTGGGATCATTTGATTCAGGTGATTTGCGTTCAGCTCCAATACCTGATATTTTGG atAACACCCAACCAAAATCAACAGCTGGATTAGATGATATATTTGGATCAATTAGTGCACCGGCCACTGCAACGGGGGGAGAATTTAATTTAGACTTTAATGCGTTTGCATCAGCGACACCAGCTCCTAGAGTGACTCCATCGGTTCCAATGAGTTTTCCACGATCACCAGCTGCATCGGCTGCAACACCTTCATTTACAACAACAACTGTTGGTGGTAACAGTCAAGTACCAAGCAAAGAAACATCACCACAACAA CCTAAGGATCCTTTTGCTGACATAGCTAATTTAGCTTCtggattaaatataaattttaatcccAATACTCTTAGTAATAATAAAACACCTGGTACAACACCAGTGGCTAATAGTCCCTATACAACTCAATTCTCAAGTCCTACACACAATTATGCACGTAACAACAGTAATACTGCAACATCTGGAGGAGGAATAGTACCACCACCACAAGTGAATCTTTCAACACCATCGCCGTCACATAATATTAAATCACCTAATGGTGGAATTGGTGTACAATTCCCTAGCCAACCAATTCCGACTGCAacaccatcaccatcatcacaACCGCAACCATCATCGGCGAATAGTAGACCAGATTATAGTAGATCACATTTTGAACCAAAAACTCCAGCTAGTGCTGGCGGAACACCCAAAAATGCTGATATATTTGCTGATATTCTAGGAGAACAGGGTTATAAATTTGGTAGTAAAACACAACATGGGCCAAGGTCGATTAATGAAATGAGAAAAGAAGAACTTGTTAAAGATATGGATCCTGATAAATTGAGAATTATGGAATGG ACGGAAGGAAAGAAAAGTAATATACGTGCTTTATTGTGTTCACTGGACACAGTGCTATGGACGGACGCCAAATGGAAAAAGTGTGAAATGTCTACTTTAATTACACCAGTTGATGTGAAAAAAGCTTATCGTAGAGCATGTTTAGCAGTGCATCCGGATAAA cACAACGGTACAGATAATGAAGAAATAGCTAAACTAATTTTCATGGAGCTGAATAATGCTTGGAGTGATTTCGAAAACGATTCTACTCAACAAAATATGTTTAATTCATAA
- the LOC129914543 gene encoding guanine deaminase: MAKIFRGQILHTKSLNEFEVFTNGFIAINSNGKIISCGNNYESWSATQNINEFEIIYLTPDQFLMPGFVDCHIHAPQVAQIGLGLDMPLLDWLNTYTFPLETKFADKEFAQKVYKQVVKTTLRCGTTLASYFGTNHKDSTLILAKEALQQGQRALVGKVCSNCNIPDFYKETYEESVKETEAYIDGFKLLKTNLVQPIITPRFAISCDEKLLSALGNIANKHDLHIQTHISESVAEIEFVREIFSKGYAEVYDSAKLLTNKTVLAHAVHLEDDEIKLISSRGSSVAHCPASNTMLSSGLCDVLRILKQGVKVGLGTDVSAGNSMSIQDAILRAMDVSHHLEFVKKQHIKGCPKPQGDPSTVDYKPLDYKQAIYLATLGGAQALALDHVTGNFEAEKEFDAILIDTTQYPLHNFDSYKTWNEDKSKEMKLLELVQKFIYVGDERNIAKVFVAGVQVKV, translated from the exons ATGGCAAAGATATTCCGCGGTCAAATTTTACACACAAAATCATTAAATGAATTTGAAGTATTCACAAATGGATTCATTGCAATTAACTCAAAtggaaaa ATTATCAGCTGTGGGAATAACTATGAATCATGGAGTGCAACACAAAATATCAACGAGTTTGAGATAATTTATCTAACTCCAGATCAGTTTCTAATGCCTGGTTTTGTTGATTGTCATATTCATGCACCGCAGGTTGCTCAAATAGGTCTGGGATTGGATATGCCATTGCTGGATTGGCTAAATACCTACACATTTCCTCTAGAAACAAAATTCGCTGACAAGGAATTTGCACAAAAAGTATATAAACAAGTTGTG aaaacaacaCTACGCTGTGGAACTACTTTGGCTTCATATTTCGGAACCAATCACAAGGACAGTACTCTTATTTTAGCAAAAGAAGCTTTACAACAAGGACAAAGAGCTCTAGTAGGAAAAGTTTGTTCAAATTGTAACATTCCCGATTTTTATAA gGAAACCTACGAAGAATCGGTTAAAGAAACTGAAGCTTATATCGATGGTTTTAAGTTACTTAAAACAAATTTGGTGCAACCTATCATAACCCCACGATTTGCAATTAGTTGTGATGAAAAACTACTTTCAGCCTTGGGAAATATAGCAAATAAACATGATTTACATattcag aCCCACATAAGTGAAAGTGTTGCTGAAATCGAATTTGTTCGTgagattttttcaaaaggtTATGCTGAAGTTTACGATAGTGCTAAGTTGCTCACAAATAAG acagtCTTAGCCCATGCAGTTCACTTAGAAGATGATGAAATCAAGCTTATCAGTTCCCGAGGATCTTCTGTGGCTCATTGTCCTGCTTCAAATACAATGCTGTCATCCGGTCTTTGTGATGTTTTGAGAATTTTGAAACAAGGAGTCAAAGTTGGACTCGGAacag atgttTCCGCTGGTAATTCAATGTCAATTCAAGATGCAATTTTACGCGCCATGGATGTGTCTCACCATCTCGAGTTTGTTAAAAAACAGCACATTAAAGGTTGTCCAAAACCACAAGGAGACCCTTCGACGGTTGACTATAAACCTCTTGACTATAAACAAGCTATATATCTTGCAACTTTGGGTGGAGCTCAAGCACTTGCTTTGGATCATGTTACAGGAAATTTTGAAGCGGAGAAAGAATTCGATGCGATACTTATCGATACAACTCAATATCCATTGCACAATTTTGATTCATACAAAACATGGAACGAAGATAAATCTAAAGAGATGAAACTTTTGGAATTAGTACAAAAATTCATTTACGTTGGCGATGAGAGAAATATTGCTAAAGTTTTCGTTGCTGGTGTTCAAGTAAAggtttag